Proteins encoded together in one Streptomyces roseifaciens window:
- the scpA gene encoding methylmalonyl-CoA mutase — MRIPDFSGIDLGPADADRAADPGHWRAALKEATGKSAEDLVWETPEGIGVKPLYTADDLHGLDFLGTYPGIAPYLRGPYPTMYVNQPWTIRQYAGFSTAEESNAFYRRNLAAGQKGLSVAFDLPTHRGYDSDHPRVTGDVGMAGVAIDSIYDMRQLFDGIPLDRMSVSMTMNGAVLPVLALYIVAAEEQGVPPEKLAGTIQNDILKEFMVRNTYIYPPRPSMRIISDIFAYTSQKMPRYNSISISGYHIQEAGATADLELAYTLADGVEYLKAGIEAGLDVDAFAPRLSFFWAIGMNFFMEIAKLRAARLLWARLVKRFEPQNTKSLSLRTHSQTSGWSLTAQDVFNNVARTCVEAMAATQGHTQSLHTNALDEALALPTDFSARIARNTQLLLQQESGTCRVIDPWGGSAYVERLTHDLARRAWQHIEEVEAAGGMAQAIDAGIPKLRVEEAAARTQARIDSGRQPVIGVNKYRVDSDEQIEVLKVDNSSVRTQQIEKLRRLRAERDEAACQDALHALTRAAEAGSGQGLEGNLLALAVNAARAKATVGEISDALEKVYGRHAGQIRTISGVYREEAGPSSGVERTRALVEAFEQEDGRRPRILVAKMGQDGHDRGQKVIATAFADLGFDVDVGPLFQTPEEVARQAVEADVHIVGVSSLAAGHLTLVPALREQLAEQGREDIMIVVGGVIPPQDVPTLLEMGAAAVFPPGTVIPDAAHDLLKTLAGVLGHEL; from the coding sequence ATGCGCATCCCCGACTTCTCCGGAATCGACCTGGGACCGGCGGACGCCGACCGGGCGGCCGACCCCGGGCACTGGCGCGCGGCCCTGAAGGAGGCCACCGGCAAGAGCGCCGAGGACCTGGTCTGGGAGACCCCCGAGGGCATCGGCGTCAAGCCGCTCTACACCGCGGACGACCTGCACGGGCTCGACTTCCTCGGCACGTACCCCGGCATCGCGCCCTACCTGCGCGGCCCGTACCCGACGATGTACGTCAACCAGCCCTGGACCATCCGGCAGTACGCCGGGTTCTCCACGGCCGAGGAGTCCAACGCCTTCTACCGGCGCAATCTGGCGGCCGGTCAGAAGGGCCTGTCCGTCGCCTTCGACCTGCCGACCCACCGCGGCTACGACAGCGACCACCCGCGCGTCACCGGCGACGTGGGCATGGCGGGCGTCGCCATCGACTCCATCTACGACATGCGGCAGCTCTTCGACGGCATCCCGCTGGACAGGATGAGCGTGTCGATGACGATGAACGGCGCGGTGCTGCCGGTCCTCGCCCTCTACATCGTCGCCGCCGAGGAACAGGGCGTACCGCCCGAGAAGCTGGCCGGGACCATCCAGAACGACATCCTCAAGGAGTTCATGGTCCGCAACACCTACATCTATCCGCCCCGGCCCTCGATGCGGATCATCTCCGACATCTTCGCGTACACCTCGCAGAAGATGCCGCGCTACAACTCCATCTCCATCTCCGGCTACCACATCCAGGAGGCCGGGGCCACGGCCGACCTGGAGCTCGCCTACACCCTCGCCGACGGGGTGGAGTACCTGAAGGCGGGCATCGAAGCGGGCCTGGACGTCGACGCGTTCGCACCCCGGCTCTCCTTCTTCTGGGCGATCGGCATGAACTTCTTCATGGAGATCGCCAAGCTGCGCGCGGCCCGGCTGCTGTGGGCCCGGCTCGTCAAGCGCTTCGAGCCGCAGAACACCAAGTCGCTGTCGCTGCGCACCCACTCGCAGACGTCGGGCTGGTCGCTGACCGCGCAGGACGTCTTCAACAACGTGGCCCGCACGTGCGTGGAGGCCATGGCCGCGACCCAGGGGCACACCCAGTCGCTGCACACCAACGCCCTGGACGAGGCACTCGCCCTGCCCACCGACTTCTCCGCCCGCATCGCCCGCAACACCCAGCTGCTGCTGCAGCAGGAGTCCGGCACCTGCCGGGTCATCGACCCGTGGGGCGGCAGCGCCTACGTCGAGCGGCTCACCCACGACCTCGCGCGGCGCGCCTGGCAGCACATCGAGGAGGTCGAGGCCGCGGGCGGCATGGCCCAGGCCATCGACGCGGGCATCCCCAAGCTGCGCGTCGAGGAGGCCGCGGCCCGCACCCAGGCCCGCATCGACTCCGGGCGGCAGCCCGTCATCGGCGTCAACAAGTACCGGGTGGACAGCGACGAGCAGATCGAGGTCCTCAAGGTCGACAACTCCTCCGTGCGCACCCAGCAGATCGAGAAGCTGCGGCGGCTGCGCGCCGAGCGCGACGAGGCGGCCTGCCAGGACGCCCTGCACGCGCTCACCAGGGCCGCCGAGGCCGGATCCGGGCAGGGGCTCGAAGGCAACCTCCTCGCCCTGGCCGTGAACGCCGCCCGCGCCAAGGCGACCGTCGGTGAGATCTCCGACGCACTGGAGAAGGTCTACGGACGGCACGCCGGGCAGATCCGTACGATCTCCGGTGTGTACCGCGAAGAGGCCGGCCCGTCGTCCGGGGTGGAGCGCACCCGCGCCCTGGTCGAGGCGTTCGAGCAGGAGGACGGCCGCCGCCCGCGCATCCTCGTCGCCAAGATGGGCCAGGACGGCCACGACCGCGGCCAGAAGGTCATCGCCACCGCCTTCGCCGACCTCGGCTTCGACGTCGACGTCGGCCCGCTCTTCCAGACGCCCGAGGAGGTCGCCCGGCAGGCGGTGGAGGCCGACGTGCACATCGTCGGCGTCTCCTCCCTCGCGGCCGGCCACCTCACGCTCGTGCCGGCGCTGCGCGAACAGCTGGCGGAGCAGGGGCGCGAGGACATCATGATCGTCGTCGGCGGCGTCATCCCGCCGCAGGACGTCCCCACGCTGCTGGAGATGGGCGCCGCCGCGGTCTTCCCGCCCGGCACGGTCATCCCGGACGCCGCCCACGACCTGCTGAAGACCCTCGCCGGGGTCCTCGGCCACGAACTGTGA
- the meaB gene encoding methylmalonyl Co-A mutase-associated GTPase MeaB produces the protein MARTIDIDAYVKGVLDGKRAIVARAITLVESTRADHRALAQRMLTELLPHAGAARRIGITGVPGVGKSTFIDAFGTMLTGFGHRVAVLAVDPSSSRTGGSILGDKTRMERLAVDPAAFVRPSPTAGTLGGVARATRETIVVMEAAGHDVVLVETVGVGQSETAVADMVDSFLMLTLARTGDQLQGIKKGVLELADIVAVNKADGPHERDAKAAARELAGALRLLQPPDAAWNPPVLTCSARESTGLDVLWDRLEQHRRVQEGTGALAARRREQQVDWVWTMVREQLLNELRDHPAVRAAGPGIERQVREGTLPASLAAERLLEAFRHKD, from the coding sequence ATGGCACGGACGATCGACATCGACGCCTACGTGAAGGGCGTGCTCGACGGCAAGCGCGCGATCGTCGCGCGCGCCATCACCCTCGTCGAGTCCACCCGGGCCGACCACCGGGCCCTCGCCCAGCGGATGCTGACCGAACTGCTCCCGCACGCGGGGGCGGCCCGGCGGATCGGCATCACGGGCGTGCCGGGCGTCGGCAAGTCCACCTTCATCGACGCCTTCGGCACGATGCTCACCGGCTTCGGCCACCGGGTCGCCGTCCTCGCCGTCGACCCGTCCTCCAGCCGGACCGGCGGCAGCATCCTGGGCGACAAGACCCGCATGGAGCGCCTCGCCGTCGACCCCGCCGCCTTCGTCCGGCCCTCGCCCACGGCCGGCACCCTCGGCGGCGTGGCCCGGGCCACGCGCGAGACCATCGTCGTCATGGAGGCCGCAGGCCACGACGTCGTGCTCGTGGAGACCGTCGGCGTCGGCCAGTCCGAGACCGCCGTCGCCGACATGGTCGACAGCTTCCTCATGCTCACCCTCGCCCGCACCGGCGACCAGCTCCAGGGCATCAAGAAGGGCGTCCTCGAACTGGCCGACATCGTCGCCGTCAACAAGGCCGACGGTCCCCACGAGCGCGACGCCAAGGCCGCCGCACGCGAACTGGCCGGAGCGCTGCGCCTGCTGCAGCCGCCGGACGCCGCCTGGAACCCGCCCGTGCTGACCTGCAGCGCCCGCGAGAGCACCGGCCTGGACGTCCTCTGGGACCGGCTTGAGCAGCACCGGCGCGTCCAGGAGGGCACCGGGGCGCTGGCCGCGCGGCGCCGCGAGCAGCAGGTCGACTGGGTCTGGACGATGGTCCGCGAACAGCTCCTGAACGAGCTGCGCGACCACCCCGCGGTCCGGGCGGCCGGGCCGGGCATCGAACGGCAGGTGCGCGAGGGCACGCTGCCGGCGAGCCTGGCAGCGGAGCGGCTGCTGGAGGCGTTCCGCCACAAAGATTAA
- a CDS encoding CAP domain-containing protein: protein MNDLVAGGNAMLPDGTLTLRVPGPFDLSVIVTGESGKVEGDGDFVFYNQPSAPGARLAGDTVTVDPRGLRHGAARVTVVVSPADPGTRLGALPLPVLSVAESGGGVLARFAPPRPGPETVLMLAELYRRGTGWRIRALGQGYADGLAGVARDFGVDVADEGDGAHATHTTHTTHTTHTTYATHRPDATGDAFAALVNAERSAAGVPSVTVDHRLVSAARAHAADMAAHGRLAAESPDGTSLHHRIAATGYRCLTVTEHLVSGPRTPAEFVAYCLGGSERALPFRDPAVAHVGVGHAAAPSGDTYWTAVWAAPMTPGGLARLAAEVTALTNAERAAAGLRPLAADPRLAAAAQAHSDDMVARDFYAHTSPEGSEPWDRARAAGCPHPGIGENIACGQRSAAEVVRGWMNSPGHRANILKPDFAYIGVGYATGSRAGTYWTQLFGT, encoded by the coding sequence ATGAACGACCTGGTCGCCGGCGGGAACGCCATGCTGCCCGACGGCACGTTGACGCTCCGCGTGCCCGGCCCCTTCGACCTTTCAGTCATCGTCACCGGCGAGAGCGGAAAGGTCGAAGGGGACGGGGACTTCGTCTTCTACAACCAGCCGTCCGCGCCCGGAGCCCGGCTCGCCGGTGACACCGTCACCGTCGACCCCCGCGGCTTGCGGCACGGGGCCGCGCGGGTCACGGTCGTGGTCAGCCCGGCCGACCCCGGCACACGGCTCGGGGCGCTGCCCCTGCCCGTCCTGAGCGTCGCGGAAAGCGGCGGCGGGGTCCTGGCCAGGTTCGCGCCGCCGCGCCCCGGCCCGGAGACAGTGCTGATGCTCGCCGAGCTCTACCGGCGCGGCACCGGCTGGAGGATACGGGCCCTGGGCCAAGGCTATGCGGACGGACTCGCGGGCGTGGCCAGGGACTTCGGCGTGGACGTGGCGGACGAGGGAGACGGGGCGCACGCGACGCACACGACGCACACGACGCACACGACGCACACGACGTATGCGACGCACAGGCCGGACGCGACGGGTGACGCCTTCGCCGCCCTCGTGAACGCCGAGCGGTCCGCGGCCGGGGTGCCGTCCGTGACCGTGGACCACCGGCTGGTCTCCGCGGCGCGGGCCCACGCCGCGGACATGGCCGCGCACGGCCGCCTCGCCGCCGAGAGCCCGGACGGGACGTCCCTCCACCACCGTATAGCCGCCACCGGCTACCGCTGCCTGACCGTCACCGAGCACCTCGTCTCCGGCCCGCGCACCCCGGCCGAGTTCGTCGCCTACTGCCTGGGCGGGAGCGAGCGTGCGCTGCCGTTCCGGGATCCGGCCGTCGCCCACGTCGGCGTCGGCCACGCGGCGGCACCGTCGGGGGACACCTACTGGACCGCCGTGTGGGCCGCGCCCATGACCCCCGGCGGGCTCGCCCGGCTGGCCGCGGAGGTCACCGCCCTCACCAACGCCGAGCGCGCCGCGGCCGGTCTGCGCCCGCTGGCCGCCGATCCCCGGCTGGCCGCCGCCGCGCAGGCGCACAGCGACGACATGGTCGCCCGCGACTTCTACGCCCACACCTCGCCGGAGGGGAGCGAGCCCTGGGACCGGGCGCGGGCGGCGGGGTGCCCGCACCCGGGCATCGGCGAGAACATCGCCTGCGGGCAGCGCAGCGCGGCGGAAGTCGTCCGGGGCTGGATGAACAGCCCCGGCCACCGCGCCAACATCCTCAAGCCGGACTTCGCGTACATCGGCGTCGGCTACGCCACGGGCAGCCGGGCCGGCACGTACTGGACGCAGCTGTTCGGCACGTGA
- a CDS encoding enoyl-CoA hydratase/isomerase family protein has protein sequence MTTIDDAVLLRREGRAGRITLNRPRTINALTHAMVRRIHTALDAWEHDDAVTTVVLDGAGDRGLCAGGDVRAVHDDVRAGRSAEAREFWRDEYRLNARIAACPKPYVALMDGLVMGGGVGLSAHGGVRIVTERSAVAMPETAIGFAPDVGGTYLLSRAPGELGTHLALTTSRMGPGDAVRAGFADHFVPAARLEEFAAALAVSEPAEAVRAFAAPAPAGELAAQQDWIDHCYSAGTVEEILRRLTGSGVAEAGKAAEAIRGKSPTALKVTLSALRRARRLPGLPEVLEQDYRVICASLADPDLLEGIRAQVVDKDRTPRWVPDRLEAVTEADVERHFAPVDDGGLGLA, from the coding sequence ATGACCACCATCGACGACGCCGTACTCCTGCGCCGGGAGGGGCGCGCGGGCCGCATCACCCTCAACCGGCCCCGCACCATCAACGCGCTCACCCACGCCATGGTCCGCCGCATCCACACCGCCCTGGACGCGTGGGAGCACGACGACGCCGTGACCACGGTGGTGCTCGACGGCGCGGGCGACCGCGGCCTGTGCGCGGGCGGCGACGTCCGGGCCGTCCACGACGACGTCCGCGCCGGGCGCAGCGCGGAGGCCAGGGAGTTCTGGCGCGACGAGTACCGGCTCAACGCCCGGATCGCGGCCTGCCCCAAGCCGTACGTCGCCCTCATGGACGGCCTGGTGATGGGCGGCGGCGTCGGCCTGTCGGCGCACGGCGGCGTACGGATCGTCACCGAGCGGTCCGCGGTGGCCATGCCCGAGACGGCCATCGGCTTCGCGCCCGACGTCGGCGGCACGTACCTGCTCTCCCGGGCGCCGGGCGAACTGGGCACGCACCTCGCCCTGACGACCTCGCGCATGGGCCCGGGCGACGCCGTGCGCGCGGGGTTCGCCGACCACTTCGTCCCGGCGGCGCGGCTGGAGGAGTTCGCCGCCGCGCTGGCCGTGTCGGAACCCGCCGAGGCGGTACGGGCCTTCGCCGCACCGGCCCCCGCCGGCGAACTGGCCGCACAGCAGGACTGGATCGACCACTGCTACTCCGCCGGCACCGTCGAGGAGATCCTCCGCCGGCTCACCGGGAGCGGCGTCGCGGAGGCCGGGAAGGCGGCGGAGGCGATCCGGGGCAAGTCGCCCACGGCGCTGAAGGTCACGCTGAGCGCGCTGCGCCGCGCCCGCCGGCTGCCCGGTCTGCCCGAGGTGCTGGAGCAGGACTACCGCGTCATATGCGCCTCGCTGGCCGACCCCGACCTGCTGGAGGGCATCCGCGCGCAGGTCGTGGACAAGGACCGCACGCCGCGCTGGGTGCCCGACCGGCTGGAGGCCGTGACGGAAGCGGACGTGGAGCGGCACTTCGCGCCGGTGGACGACGGCGGGCTCGGACTCGCCTGA
- a CDS encoding type II toxin-antitoxin system VapC family toxin: MHTLGVTLIVVDASALVLALADDGPRGACARAALAADAEWAAPEHILVEVMQSLRGMYLAGQVTAERVAEVAGQLPGLTLRKVAVEPLLGRMWQLKDNLTPDDAAYVAVAEELGATLVTADLRLLRATGPRCPIRGITDAAGTTTASGRS, encoded by the coding sequence ATGCACACGCTGGGAGTCACCTTGATCGTCGTCGACGCCTCCGCACTCGTTCTGGCGCTCGCCGACGACGGACCGCGGGGCGCCTGCGCCCGCGCCGCGCTCGCGGCGGACGCCGAGTGGGCCGCTCCCGAGCACATCCTGGTGGAAGTGATGCAGTCCCTGCGCGGGATGTACCTCGCGGGACAGGTGACCGCCGAGCGGGTGGCCGAAGTCGCCGGGCAGCTGCCCGGGCTGACGCTGCGGAAGGTCGCCGTCGAGCCCCTGCTGGGACGGATGTGGCAGCTGAAGGACAACCTCACGCCGGACGACGCGGCCTACGTCGCCGTCGCCGAGGAGCTGGGGGCGACGCTCGTGACGGCCGATCTGCGGCTGCTGCGCGCCACCGGCCCGCGCTGCCCGATCCGGGGCATCACCGACGCGGCGGGCACAACCACCGCGTCCGGCCGCTCCTGA
- a CDS encoding DUF4352 domain-containing protein — protein MAFAAAAAVATAGLACGGNGKVGTGQTITLSGGPSASPSARVAAFGDTYAYRSGLKVTVTKPERFTPSGTSLGHTAGNQPVKFTVSVTNGSKDPLDTAGILVTLESGDKADRAAQIFDSASGVGTPFTGTLEPKASGKATLAFDVPQEGLGRVDVAVRPGFGQDFATVHWAGPVN, from the coding sequence GTGGCCTTCGCGGCGGCGGCCGCCGTGGCGACGGCGGGCCTGGCCTGCGGAGGCAACGGCAAGGTCGGCACGGGGCAGACGATCACGCTGTCCGGCGGCCCCTCGGCCTCCCCCTCGGCGCGGGTGGCCGCCTTCGGCGACACCTACGCGTACCGCAGCGGCCTGAAGGTGACGGTCACGAAGCCGGAACGGTTCACCCCGTCCGGCACCTCCCTGGGGCACACGGCGGGCAACCAGCCGGTGAAGTTCACGGTCAGCGTCACCAACGGCTCCAAGGATCCGCTCGACACGGCGGGCATCCTGGTGACCCTCGAATCCGGCGACAAGGCCGACCGCGCGGCGCAGATCTTCGACAGCGCGAGCGGCGTCGGCACCCCCTTCACCGGCACCCTGGAGCCGAAGGCGTCGGGCAAGGCGACGCTCGCCTTCGACGTGCCGCAGGAGGGACTCGGCCGCGTGGACGTCGCGGTCCGCCCCGGCTTCGGCCAGGACTTCGCGACCGTCCACTGGGCGGGGCCGGTGAACTGA
- a CDS encoding undecaprenyl-diphosphate phosphatase: MSWFESFVLGLVQGLTEFLPVSSSAHLRLTAAFADWPDPGAAFTAVTQIGTEAAVLIYFRKDIARIVGAWFRSLHDRRARRDPDARTGWLVIIGSIPIGVLGLVLKDAIEGPFRDLRLIATTLVVMGVVLGYADRLAARDEGGGRHRAAKRRKELRDLTVRDGLVFGFCQAMALVPGVSRSGATISGGLLIGYTREAAARYSFLLAVPAVLASGVFELKDAGAGHTAWGPTIFATAVAFVVGYAVIAWFMRFISTRSFMPFVIYRVLLGLLLFVLVAAGVLSPHAGENLG, from the coding sequence ATGTCTTGGTTCGAATCGTTCGTCCTCGGGCTCGTCCAGGGACTGACCGAGTTCCTCCCGGTCTCCTCCAGCGCCCACCTGCGGCTGACGGCCGCGTTCGCGGACTGGCCGGACCCGGGTGCGGCGTTCACCGCGGTCACCCAGATCGGCACGGAGGCCGCCGTGCTCATCTACTTCCGCAAGGACATCGCGCGCATCGTCGGCGCCTGGTTCCGGTCGCTGCACGACCGGCGGGCGCGACGCGATCCCGACGCCCGGACGGGATGGCTGGTCATCATCGGCTCGATCCCCATCGGGGTGCTGGGGCTGGTGCTCAAGGACGCCATCGAGGGACCGTTCCGCGACCTGCGGCTCATAGCCACCACGCTCGTCGTGATGGGCGTGGTGCTCGGGTACGCCGACCGGCTGGCGGCGCGCGACGAGGGCGGCGGGCGGCACCGGGCCGCGAAACGCCGCAAGGAGCTGCGGGACCTGACGGTCCGGGACGGCCTGGTCTTCGGCTTCTGCCAGGCGATGGCGCTGGTGCCCGGCGTGTCCCGGTCGGGCGCGACGATCAGCGGCGGCCTGCTCATCGGCTACACCCGCGAGGCGGCGGCCCGCTACTCCTTCCTGCTCGCCGTCCCGGCGGTGCTCGCCTCCGGCGTCTTCGAGCTGAAGGACGCGGGTGCGGGGCACACCGCCTGGGGGCCGACGATCTTCGCCACGGCCGTTGCGTTCGTGGTGGGTTATGCAGTTATCGCCTGGTTCATGCGTTTCATCTCCACCAGGAGCTTCATGCCTTTTGTCATCTATCGCGTCCTGCTCGGGCTGCTGTTGTTCGTTCTGGTGGCGGCGGGAGTGCTGAGCCCTCACGCCGGGGAGAACCTCGGCTGA
- a CDS encoding TVP38/TMEM64 family protein, with translation MPEAAPPSPGPAELRPHARLSSWFRLGLLVALLAAAAATVLALRPERMLAEGWPELSGGAAVVLFSVAYGLCTAAFVPRPILNIAAGALFGAPTGTAAAVVGTVLGSAASFGLGRLLGQDALRPLLRGRWLKAADRQLSRHAFRSMMAVRLFPGVPFAAANYCAAVSRMRWTPFLLATALGSAPATAAYVIAGSHATAPTSPAFLGATAFIAVTGLAAVVVAWRKKGLSRRLSRS, from the coding sequence ATGCCCGAAGCCGCCCCGCCCTCCCCCGGCCCCGCCGAGCTCCGCCCGCATGCCCGGCTGTCCTCGTGGTTCCGCCTGGGCCTGCTCGTGGCGCTGCTGGCCGCCGCCGCGGCCACGGTGCTCGCGCTGCGCCCGGAGCGGATGCTCGCCGAGGGCTGGCCGGAGCTGTCGGGCGGTGCGGCGGTGGTGCTGTTCTCCGTGGCGTACGGGCTGTGCACCGCGGCGTTCGTGCCGCGCCCGATCCTGAACATCGCCGCCGGAGCGCTCTTCGGCGCCCCCACGGGGACGGCGGCCGCGGTGGTGGGCACGGTGCTGGGCTCGGCCGCGTCCTTCGGGCTGGGCCGGCTGCTGGGGCAGGACGCGCTGCGGCCGCTGCTGCGCGGCCGGTGGCTGAAGGCCGCGGACCGGCAGCTGAGCCGGCACGCCTTCCGGTCGATGATGGCGGTCCGGCTCTTCCCCGGCGTGCCCTTCGCCGCCGCGAACTACTGCGCCGCCGTCTCCCGCATGCGCTGGACCCCGTTCCTGCTGGCGACCGCCCTGGGCAGCGCGCCCGCCACGGCCGCCTACGTGATCGCGGGCAGCCACGCCACGGCGCCGACGTCGCCCGCCTTCCTCGGCGCGACGGCGTTCATCGCGGTGACCGGTCTGGCGGCGGTGGTCGTGGCGTGGCGCAAGAAGGGCCTGTCGCGGCGGCTGTCGCGGTCGTAG
- a CDS encoding GTP-binding protein, producing MNRPASGHPRHKPHVNIATLGPAGHGKTTLTAAVTHVLGTRTRALADPPAGLGRGPEERAPRATVACVHVAYETGTRHYAHTDPPGRPRFTKNLLAGTARLDGAVLVVSAVDGPAAQASGDLLLARRAGVRHLVVALTKADAAGPELTDLVEQDVRALLTAHGYDGEHTAFVRVSALRALQGDPRWTATIEALLDAVDTYVPTPLRYTDAPFLLSVDKVLTLPARGTAVTGVIERGTVRFRDHVQLLGHEGPHDTHVTGLEAFGRPLPDARAGDRVSLLLRGLHRQHAHRGDTVAAPGSVVPRRRFTADVRLLRADEGGRHTPLFSGYRPQFHLRTADVPGTVILGGPGVALPGETVTMSVVLDRDVPLEAGLAVVIREGGRTVGTGTVSPAMP from the coding sequence ATGAACCGGCCAGCATCCGGCCATCCGCGCCACAAACCGCACGTCAACATCGCCACCCTCGGCCCCGCCGGCCACGGCAAGACGACGCTCACCGCCGCCGTCACCCACGTCCTCGGCACCCGCACCCGGGCCCTCGCCGACCCGCCCGCCGGCCTCGGCCGCGGCCCGGAGGAGCGCGCGCCCCGCGCCACCGTCGCCTGCGTCCACGTCGCCTACGAGACCGGCACCCGCCACTACGCCCACACCGACCCGCCCGGCCGGCCCCGCTTCACCAAGAACCTGCTCGCGGGCACGGCCCGGCTCGACGGCGCCGTCCTCGTCGTCTCCGCCGTCGACGGGCCCGCGGCGCAGGCCTCCGGGGACCTGCTGCTCGCCCGCCGGGCGGGCGTGCGCCACCTCGTCGTCGCCCTCACCAAGGCGGACGCGGCCGGGCCGGAGCTCACCGACCTGGTCGAGCAGGACGTGCGCGCCCTGCTCACCGCCCACGGCTACGACGGCGAGCACACCGCCTTCGTCCGCGTCTCGGCGCTGCGCGCGCTGCAGGGCGACCCGCGCTGGACCGCCACGATCGAGGCGCTCCTCGACGCCGTCGACACCTACGTGCCGACGCCCCTGCGCTACACGGACGCGCCCTTCCTGCTCTCCGTCGACAAGGTCCTCACCCTGCCCGCGCGCGGCACAGCCGTCACCGGCGTCATCGAGCGCGGCACCGTCCGGTTCCGCGACCACGTCCAGCTCCTGGGGCACGAGGGCCCCCACGACACCCACGTCACCGGGCTGGAGGCCTTCGGCCGTCCGCTGCCGGACGCCCGGGCGGGAGACCGCGTCTCCCTGCTGCTGCGCGGGCTGCACCGCCAGCACGCGCACCGGGGCGACACCGTCGCGGCGCCCGGCAGCGTCGTGCCGCGGCGCCGCTTCACCGCGGACGTGCGCCTGCTGCGGGCGGACGAGGGCGGCCGGCACACCCCCCTGTTCTCCGGATACCGGCCGCAGTTCCACCTCCGCACGGCCGACGTGCCCGGCACCGTGATCCTCGGCGGGCCCGGCGTCGCGCTGCCCGGCGAGACCGTCACCATGTCGGTCGTCCTCGACCGGGACGTGCCCCTGGAGGCCGGCCTCGCCGTCGTCATCCGCGAAGGAGGCCGGACGGTCGGCACCGGAACGGTCTCCCCCGCGATGCCGTGA
- a CDS encoding spermidine synthase: protein MEEPIPVTRDVDWGTAKLMPDVDRQRAWLLTVNGAPQSYVDLDDPTHLEFEYAQRIAHVLDAAAEPHRALDVLHLGGGALTLPRYVAATRPGSRQRVVEADRGLLAMVAEHLPLRPGSGVEMIAGDARSELEAAADASADVIVADVFGGSRVPAHLTSLAYARAAARVLRPHGRYAANLADGAPFTFLRSQVATFRAVFAHVCLIAEPSMLRGRRFGNAVLVASHTELPVAALARRAAGDAFPARVEHGEALERFAAGAQPVDDADAVGSPEPPGGAFSVG from the coding sequence GTGGAAGAACCGATACCCGTCACGCGGGACGTGGACTGGGGCACCGCCAAGCTGATGCCCGACGTGGACCGGCAGCGGGCCTGGCTGCTCACGGTGAACGGCGCGCCCCAGTCGTACGTCGACCTGGACGACCCCACCCACCTCGAATTCGAGTACGCCCAGCGGATCGCCCATGTCCTCGACGCCGCCGCGGAGCCGCACCGGGCCCTCGACGTGCTGCACCTCGGCGGCGGGGCGCTGACCCTGCCCCGCTACGTCGCCGCCACCCGCCCGGGCTCGCGGCAGCGCGTCGTCGAGGCCGACCGCGGCCTGCTCGCGATGGTCGCCGAGCACCTGCCGCTGCGGCCCGGCTCGGGCGTCGAGATGATCGCCGGTGACGCGCGCAGCGAGCTGGAGGCCGCCGCGGACGCCTCGGCCGACGTGATCGTCGCCGACGTCTTCGGCGGCTCGCGGGTGCCGGCCCACCTCACCTCGCTCGCCTACGCGCGCGCCGCCGCCCGGGTGCTGCGGCCGCACGGCCGCTACGCGGCGAACCTCGCCGACGGCGCGCCCTTCACCTTCCTGCGCTCACAGGTGGCCACGTTCCGGGCCGTCTTCGCCCACGTGTGCCTGATCGCGGAACCGTCGATGCTGCGCGGCCGGCGCTTCGGCAACGCGGTCCTCGTCGCCTCGCACACCGAACTCCCGGTCGCCGCACTCGCCCGCCGCGCCGCGGGGGACGCCTTCCCGGCCCGGGTCGAGCACGGGGAGGCGCTGGAGCGGTTCGCGGCCGGCGCGCAGCCGGTCGACGACGCGGACGCCGTGGGGTCCCCCGAGCCGCCGGGCGGGGCGTTCAGCGTGGGCTGA
- a CDS encoding DUF4442 domain-containing protein encodes MSETTQPSIGDMLLATVPMAKTLNLVFEEANAERAVVRLPDQPDYHNHVGGPHAGAMFTLAESASGAIVLAAFGDQLSRAVPLAVRAEIGYKKLAMGPVTATAELGRPAAEVVAELDAGGRPEFPVHIAITREGGDVTGEMTVVWTLRPNA; translated from the coding sequence ATGTCTGAGACCACCCAGCCGTCGATCGGCGACATGCTCCTGGCCACCGTGCCCATGGCCAAGACGCTCAACCTCGTCTTCGAGGAGGCCAATGCCGAGCGCGCCGTCGTCCGCCTCCCCGACCAGCCCGACTACCACAACCACGTCGGGGGCCCGCACGCCGGCGCCATGTTCACCCTGGCCGAGTCCGCGAGCGGCGCGATCGTCCTGGCCGCGTTCGGCGACCAGCTCTCGCGCGCCGTGCCGCTGGCCGTCCGCGCCGAGATCGGCTACAAGAAGCTCGCGATGGGCCCCGTCACCGCCACCGCCGAGCTCGGCCGCCCGGCCGCCGAGGTCGTCGCCGAGCTGGACGCGGGCGGCCGGCCGGAGTTCCCCGTCCACATCGCGATCACCCGTGAGGGTGGCGACGTCACGGGCGAGATGACGGTCGTCTGGACGCTGCGGCCCAACGCGTAG